A window of Thiocapsa bogorovii genomic DNA:
CGATCTTCTCGGGGTCGGGTCTGCCGCACAATCGGCTCGCCGCCCAGATCGGACGCCAGGCCAAGCTGGTCGACCAGGAGTCGAGCTTCTCGGTCGTCTTCGCGGCGATGGGTGTGTCCTACGCGGACGCGAAGTTCTTCCGCGACGAGTTCGCCAGCTCCGGCGTACTGCGCAACGTCGTGATGTTCATCAACCTCGCCGACGACCCGCCGGTCGAGCGCCTCACGCTACCCCGCACCGCCCTGACCGCCGCCGAGTATCTGGCCTACGATCTGGATCGGCACGTCCTGGTCATCCTCACGGACATGACCAACTACGCCGAGGCGTTGCGCGAGGTCGCAACCGCTAAGGGCGACGTTCCGGCCCGCAAGGGCTACCCGGGTTATCTCTATTCGGACCTGGCCGAGATCTACGAGCGCTGCGGACGCATCCACCAGCGTCACGGCTCCATCACCATGATGCCCGTAGTCTCCATGCCCTCGGACGACATCACGCACCCGATCCCGGACCTCACCGGTTACATCACCGAGGGGCAGATCGTGCTCTCGCGCGAGCTACACAACCAGGGCATCTATCCGCCCGTGCACATCTCGCCGAGCCTCTCCCGTCTGATGAAGGACGGCATCGGCAAGGACGACACCCGCGAGGACCATCCCCGCGTCGCCGGCCAGATCTACGCCCTTTACGCCCGCGCCCAAGAGACCCGCAACCTCGCCTCCATCATCGGTGCGGACGAGCTCTCCGAGCGCGACCGCCGCTATCTCACCTTCGCCGACGCCTTCGACGAACGCTTTGTCGGCCAAGGCGAATCCGAAGACCGCTCCATCGAGGCCACACTCAACCTCGCCTGGGAGCTGATGAGCATGTTCCCGCGCGACATGCTCACGCGCGTGAAGGAAACGGACTTGGCGAAGTATTATCAGGGGACCGATTAAAGCGACGCGGAAGCGGATTCAGAAACCTCAACCGAGCTTCGACTCTTACAGGCAGCAGCCCAGGATCAACGCCTTCAGATCTGCAATGCTCGAGCAGCCGTTCAGGGCCAGCGCGTCCAGGCAGAGCTTCGGCCCCTCGTCCGTCACGCGGAACACCGCCGGAAGCGTGGCCGCGAGGCCCGGTTCGCGTTTGTGGAACTCATCGCGGTGCAGAAACTCGCACTCTGCGTCGATGGATGAGACGAACTCTCGCCATTCGGCCTTTTCGCTCAGAAGGCCGTATGTGATGGCACACAGCCGGCAAGCGTAGGTCTCGGGCGAGAAGATTTTGTGGCCGATGTCGGCCATGGCATTGAAGAGTCCGCTGTCGGCGTTGTAGACGAACAGCAGTCGAACGCGGCTTGTCTTAGTCACGCGGCTTCTCGCGCAGCGGCAGCATCAGGAGCTGAAGCGGCGTCTGAAACTGCGGGCCGTCGAAATAGCCGATTCCGAAGCGGATCCGGGCAAGGTCGTCGCGCAGTCGGAAGCTCCCGAGGAGTCGATCCCAGAAGGAGAAGATGGTCCCGTAGTTGGAGTTGGTCTCGGCGATGATCTGCGAATGATGGACACGGTGCATCGAGGGCGGCACGACCAGGATGCGCAGTCGCCGATCCCAGGCCTCGGGCAGGCGGATGTTGCTGTGATGCAGGAGAATGACAACGACCATCAGTGATTTGTAGAGGATCAAGGTCCCGAGACCGAGTCCGAGCCCGAGGATCACGGCGGCATTCAGGAGGGTCGAAAGGGCGATCTCGCCGGGATGAAAGCGAAACGCGGTCGTCGAGTCCATCCGCGGGTCGGTGTGATGGACACGGTGGAGCCGCCACAGCAGCGGGATCTCGTGGTTGGCGCGGTGCCAAACATACATCCAAAGATCGAACAGCAAGAGGCCCGCAACCACCGCGATCGGGGCCGGCACCTCGATCGCGTTCAGGAGGCCCCAGTCGCGGGTCTGCGCGAGCACGATCGACATCATGATCAGTGGCGCCATCAAGGCACCGACGAGGCCGGTCATGAGGGCGAGGCCGATATTGCGAGCCGCGTGGGACCAGCGTCCGGTGGCCTGATCGTAGAAGGGGATCACGCCTTCCAGGGCAAACAGCGTCGCCAGAACCGCGAGAGCCACCCACTGGTCGATGCTCATCCTCGATCTCGCTCGTAGAGCTCGGCGAGCCGCGTCGGGGCTGCGCCGAGCAGATATCTCAGGATAAGCCCCGCATTCATAAGCTGCTGGCGGACCATGCCGTTGCGACGAAAGCGCACGGCGGAGGTCGTCACCACACCGGGAAGCTTGAGAACGCGCGCGCGGCGTCGGGCGCGACGGAGCAACTCGACATCCTCGAACAGGGGCCACTGGGGAAAACCACCGAGATGGTCGAAGGCGCGTCGCCGGATCAGGATCCCCTGGTCGCCGAAGCTGGTGAGGACCGAGTCGAACCGCGAGAACCAGCCGTAAACGCCGAGCAGCCAGTGGGCGTCGTCGAAGCGCAGCCGAAAACAGGCCAGCTCGACCTGGTCCGAAGCGAAGGCGGACTGCGTCAGCGCGGCGGCTTGCCGCGGCAGGATACTGTCGTCATGAAGAAAAAGCAGAAGATCGCCCCGGGCCACGGAAGCGCCGGCATTGCATTGCGGACCGCGCCCCCGGGTTGCGGAAAGGACGTGTGTCGCTCCTTCGATCGGGCCCGGCAGACCTAGCGGATCTGACTGCTCGACAGGTTGAACAGAGTCGGCTCCCGCAGAGGCCACGACAACAATGATCTCGGCGCCTGGGAGGGAGCGTCGACAGGCATCGAGACAGGGCTTGAGATGAGGACCGACGCGCCTGGTCGGGATGACGATCGAGAGGCTTAGCATACTGTGGACTGCGTCGGCGCACCTTTAGCGGGGATAGCATGGATCTGGCCCGCCCGACGCCGAAATCAACCCGTGCGGCCGTCAAGGAAACCCGAGCAGCTTGTGGGTCTGGATGCTCAGACGCCAGCGCGGCCTGGCTTGGCAGTAGGAAATCGCCTGGCGGGTATGCTCTTGCAGGTGCAGGCCATCCATGGGCTGAAGGAAGAAGTGATCGAACGCGAGGTGTTCGAGATCGTCCGGCGAGAGGCCGGGCTGGGGGAAGACGAGCTTGAGTTCCGAACCGTTCTGCTGGAGCAGATCGGCGCCGGCCTTCGGGCTGACGCAGACCCAGTCGATGCCGTCCGGAACGTGCCGTGTACCATTGGTCTCGACGGCGATCTCGAAACCCACAGCATGCAGCGCGTTGATCAAGGCAACGTCGAGTTGGAGCAGCGGCTCGCCTCCGGTCAGCACCACGAAGGGCCGACCACCAGCGCCGGCGTGCTCGGACCAGGTTGCTCCGATCCGTCCGACCAGGGTCTCGGGGTCTCCGAACAGTCCCCCGCCTGCGCCGTCGGTGCCGCGAAAATCGGTATCGCAGAATCGGCAGACCGCCGTCGCACGATCTTGCTCGCGTCCGGACCAGAGGTTGCAGCCTGCAAATCGGCAGAACACCGCCGCTCGTCCCGCCTGCGCGCCCTCGCCCTGCAGAGTGTAGAAGATCTCCTTGACGCTGTAGCTCATAGCGGAAGCGCCGGCCCCAACGCGCCCCAACAGAGCACGGCGCCGCAGCCCGGGGTTTCGTGCAGGTCGATCCGATCCAATCGCGGTAACGTCGCGGTGACCTCTTCGCGGATCCAGAGCAGCAGGTTGGCCGGATCGGCTTGGCGCAGCCGCGGTAGCGCGTCGAGCCGTTGATGGTCGAGGCGGTCGTAGATCGGCTTGAATTGTCTCTTCACATCGCCGTAGTCGATCGTCCAGCCGAGCACCTCGTCCAGCGGGGCAGTCAGATGCAGGCGCATCAGATAGCTGTGGCCGTGTAGGCGGCGGCGCCGATCGTCCTCCGGCGCCTGCACCAACTGCAGGGCGCTCTCGAAGCGTTGCTCCTTCCAGATGCGATAGTGCACACCGTCGTAGTGACAGCCTGCGGTTGCCGTCTCGTAGACCGTCACAACGGACAACTGCGGAAAGACCGGTTGGAGTCGCTCCCAGATCCAACACGCCAACATCTCGCTGGTCGGGTTCTCCAGGCCGGGGATCTCGTTCAGGCAAGCGTGGTCGAGCTCTGCGAACAGAGGCCACCAGATGGCCTCGAGCCGATCGAAATCGATGCCCATGTCGCTTCCGGCAAGATCCTGATTGGCATGAAGGATCACCTCGAATCCGTGGCCGTGCATACGCCCGCACGGGTGACCCTCGGGCACATTCGGCAAGCGGTGGGCAGCCTCGAAACGAAAACGTCGCCAGACATGCGCCTGCTCGATGCCGTCCAGGTCGACACCCTGATCGCGGGTACTCTGGACACCGACCGAAACAACCCCGGGAACGACGAGATGCGCCCGCACCCAGCGTGCTAGATTCTCGTCGGTCGGAATCGGCAGGTGTTCGTTGAGGTCGCTGTAATCGAGCGGGGCGATCGCTTTTGTAAGCGCCTGTGCGAGGGCGTCCGTCTCCCCACCGGGAAAGTGAGCCCAATCGATCGGGAGCTCCGCGCGCACCTTGGCGACGAAGCCGTGGCCGTGCAGACGGCGCGACCGATGTCCGGCAGGCAGGATGGAGACGCGCCGCGCGGCCTCGAAAGGGATTGCGGCGACGTGAAACAGCTGTTCACTCATGGGACGACAAGACCGAACCGAAGGCTGAGAGGATCCGGGCAACCTGCATCCGCGAAGCCCTTGGCGCGAAGCAAGCAGGAATCACAGAGACCACAGGGACGACCGTCCGTTCCGGGATCGTAGCAACTACTGGTGAGGCCGTAATCGACACCGAGCGACAGACCCCGGACAATAATCTCGGCCTTGGTCATCTGCATCAAAGGTGCGTGGATCTTGAGCCTTTGACGCCCTTCGACACCGGCGGCGGTCGCGAGATTAGCCATGTTCTCGAACGCCTCGATGAACGCCGGCCGACAGTCGGGATAACCGGAGTAATCCTGCACGTTCACGCCGATGAAGATGTCCTCGGATCCGAGGGTCTCCGCCCAGGCGAGCGCAAAGGACAAAAAGACGGTGTTGCGTGCCGGGACATAGGTGACCGGAATCCCCTCGCCGATCGCGCCAGCGGAACGTCCCTTGGGGACCGGGATGTCCGCCGTCAGCGCCGAGCCGCCGAAGCGCCGCAAATCAATATCGACGATCG
This region includes:
- a CDS encoding V-type ATP synthase subunit B, producing the protein MSIKEYRTAIEARGGLLVVKDTAGIAFGDRVQIKDHAGNTRNGQVIRSADNEVLILVFEGTDDLDLENTWVRFLDEPVEIALSPEILGREFNGLGEPRDGRPPVLSNIRRPVGGSAINPAARTYPREFIQTGISTIDGLNSLVRGQKLPIFSGSGLPHNRLAAQIGRQAKLVDQESSFSVVFAAMGVSYADAKFFRDEFASSGVLRNVVMFINLADDPPVERLTLPRTALTAAEYLAYDLDRHVLVILTDMTNYAEALREVATAKGDVPARKGYPGYLYSDLAEIYERCGRIHQRHGSITMMPVVSMPSDDITHPIPDLTGYITEGQIVLSRELHNQGIYPPVHISPSLSRLMKDGIGKDDTREDHPRVAGQIYALYARAQETRNLASIIGADELSERDRRYLTFADAFDERFVGQGESEDRSIEATLNLAWELMSMFPRDMLTRVKETDLAKYYQGTD
- a CDS encoding sterol desaturase family protein, encoding MSIDQWVALAVLATLFALEGVIPFYDQATGRWSHAARNIGLALMTGLVGALMAPLIMMSIVLAQTRDWGLLNAIEVPAPIAVVAGLLLFDLWMYVWHRANHEIPLLWRLHRVHHTDPRMDSTTAFRFHPGEIALSTLLNAAVILGLGLGLGTLILYKSLMVVVILLHHSNIRLPEAWDRRLRILVVPPSMHRVHHSQIIAETNSNYGTIFSFWDRLLGSFRLRDDLARIRFGIGYFDGPQFQTPLQLLMLPLREKPRD
- a CDS encoding glycosyltransferase encodes the protein MLSLSIVIPTRRVGPHLKPCLDACRRSLPGAEIIVVVASAGADSVQPVEQSDPLGLPGPIEGATHVLSATRGRGPQCNAGASVARGDLLLFLHDDSILPRQAAALTQSAFASDQVELACFRLRFDDAHWLLGVYGWFSRFDSVLTSFGDQGILIRRRAFDHLGGFPQWPLFEDVELLRRARRRARVLKLPGVVTTSAVRFRRNGMVRQQLMNAGLILRYLLGAAPTRLAELYERDRG
- the queE gene encoding 7-carboxy-7-deazaguanine synthase, which produces MSYSVKEIFYTLQGEGAQAGRAAVFCRFAGCNLWSGREQDRATAVCRFCDTDFRGTDGAGGGLFGDPETLVGRIGATWSEHAGAGGRPFVVLTGGEPLLQLDVALINALHAVGFEIAVETNGTRHVPDGIDWVCVSPKAGADLLQQNGSELKLVFPQPGLSPDDLEHLAFDHFFLQPMDGLHLQEHTRQAISYCQARPRWRLSIQTHKLLGFP
- a CDS encoding 6-carboxytetrahydropterin synthase, with product MSEQLFHVAAIPFEAARRVSILPAGHRSRRLHGHGFVAKVRAELPIDWAHFPGGETDALAQALTKAIAPLDYSDLNEHLPIPTDENLARWVRAHLVVPGVVSVGVQSTRDQGVDLDGIEQAHVWRRFRFEAAHRLPNVPEGHPCGRMHGHGFEVILHANQDLAGSDMGIDFDRLEAIWWPLFAELDHACLNEIPGLENPTSEMLACWIWERLQPVFPQLSVVTVYETATAGCHYDGVHYRIWKEQRFESALQLVQAPEDDRRRRLHGHSYLMRLHLTAPLDEVLGWTIDYGDVKRQFKPIYDRLDHQRLDALPRLRQADPANLLLWIREEVTATLPRLDRIDLHETPGCGAVLCWGALGPALPL
- the queC gene encoding 7-cyano-7-deazaguanine synthase QueC, with the translated sequence MKPAVVLLSGGLDSATASAIAQSEGFAIHALSFRYGQRHGVELESAARVAEALGVVEHAIVDIDLRRFGGSALTADIPVPKGRSAGAIGEGIPVTYVPARNTVFLSFALAWAETLGSEDIFIGVNVQDYSGYPDCRPAFIEAFENMANLATAAGVEGRQRLKIHAPLMQMTKAEIIVRGLSLGVDYGLTSSCYDPGTDGRPCGLCDSCLLRAKGFADAGCPDPLSLRFGLVVP